AAAAAGGTCACGCCTTACGCCGCCGTCGAAATCCGCAACCGGCAGGGCGATCTGCTCTATCGCCACGACCGCGACGCGCCGCCGCAAACGCAGGCGGTGCCGCTCGACAAGGTCGTCGAACTCGCCGGCATGATGAAGAAGGTCGTCGAGGAAGGCACCGGCAAGCGCGCGCAGCTCGGCGAGGGCATCGACGTGATCGGCAAGACCGGAACGACGAATGGCTATAAGGACGCCTGGTTCTGCGGCTATTCCGGAACGATGGGCGGCTGCGTTTGGTACGGCAATGACGACAACGCCCCTATGAACAACATGACCGGCGGCACGCTGCCGGCAGGCACTTGGCACGACATCATGGCCTATGCGCATCAGGGCGCGATCCTGAAGCCCATTGTCGGCTTGAAGCCGGATCCCAAGGGCGCGACAGCCGCCGTGAACGCCAATGTCGTCAAGCCGCTCGAACTTGGCGCGCCGCAGCGTCCCGCGACCTTGTCAAAGGGCGCGATACAGGCGCTGGAATCGCTTCAAACGAAAATCAAAGCGGTCGGCGGCGACAAGCAGAGCGCGCTCGAAGCGCCTGACCCCGCCGCATCCGACGCTGTGCGGCGCGAGGCGCAGCGCGCGAGCGGCGCCGACGGCGTCATCCGTTAAGCGGCGGGAGCGCACCCTTGGACCTCAAGCCTTACGCAAATTATCTGCGCGCCGCCTCGGCGATGATCGCCGGCGTCGGCATCGGCCTGTTTGCGACCATCCTGTCGCTCAACGCCGGCTATGGGTTCAATTCTCTGCGCGCCGGGCCGTGGACCGCCTGGCCGCATATCGGCGGCGCCGATATCGACCCTTATGCGCGGGCGGTCATCTCGCGTTCTGGAGAAGCGCCGCTCGGCCGCGATCAGGGACTGGCCTTCATCGCGCGCGCCGACTCCAATGGCGCGCCGCTGAGCGCCGAATGCGAATATCGGATTATCGATCCCTTGCCCGCCGCGCGCTTCTGGACGATCGCGCTGGCGAACCCCCACGGCCGGCTCCTCGCCAATCCCACCGAGCGCTACGGCTATTCCTCGGTCGACGTTCTGCGCAAGGAGGGCGGCGCCTTTGAGATCGACGTCGCGCGCGAGGCGCGGCCCGGCAATTGGCTGTCGCCGGGCGAGGCGAAGGACTTCGTCGTCATGCTGCGGCTCTATGATACGCCGCTCGACATCGAGTCGACTCCGGATCCAAATTCCTTTCCAAAAATCGTGAAGCTCGGATGCGCCTGAACATTCCCGATCGCTATCTCGACCTTTTGCCGTGGCTGTTCGCGACGCTGCTTGTCGCGGGGATCGTGCATATTGTTTCGGTGCTGCTGATGCCGACCCTGGCGCCGAACGACGCGCTCGCGCGACTCGCGTCCTATGTGAAGAGCGCCGCGCCGGCGGAAGGCTTGGTGATGCTGCCGCAGATGGCGCCCGGCGCCGAGACGCTGCCCTTCGAGGACCCGGCCTTCGCCGAGGCGGTCTGCGTCTATGATCTCGCCAAGGGTCCGCTGCGGGTCAAGACGAGCGTCGACGGCGAGGATTTTCTCGGGCTCTCATTTCACGGCGTCGCCGGCCGCATCTATCATTCCATGACCGATCGTTCGGCGATCAAGGGCAAGATCGACATCGTCGTCGGCGACGCGCGCCAGATCGACGCGCTGACGAGCGCCGATGAGGGCGACGCGCCGCCGCCGCAGGAAGTGCGCCTCACGGCGCCGGCGAAGCGCGGCTTTATTCTGATCCGCTCCTTGGCCAAGCGCCCGTCCGATCAGGAGCGCGCGCGCAGCCGTTTGAGCGCGATCAGCTGCCAGCGTTTCGACCTGCCGCAGGGGTAGCGTGGTTTCCCGCCGTAGCGGTTATTGGCGACCGGCTTTCGGTCGCCAACCCTAAGACGCGCCGTCAGGCGGGCATCCGCTTGTCGTACTCCTTTTGCAGCTGGCTCCAGCCTTCCCAGAATGGCGCCGGCTTCTTGCCTGTCGCCCGGGCGACCAAGATGTCGAGGTGCATGTGCCAGCCGGCTCCGACCTTCAAGAGGGTTGCGCGGTCGGGCAGACGTCGATGGATCACGGTCAGCAGCACATGATCTCCCCTTGGCTCGAGTTCGAAAGAAACGTCGCCGCTGCCTTGCCATGCGAAGGCAAGCTTGCGGGGCGGATCGACCTCGGTGATGCGGCTTTGCATCCGGTGCTCGTCGCCAAAGCCGGTCGGCCGCTGACCAGGCGGATCGGTCAGTTCGTCGTTGCGCCAGACGAATTCGAAGGGCGCGCCGACCTTCATCTCCATAGGCCCCGCCGCCAGCCATTTGCGGCGCAGTTCGCTCTCCGTGAGATAGGCCCAGACGCGCTCTATGGGGCCGGGGAGAAGGCGCTCGATCGTCAAGGTGGCGGGTTCGGTAAGCGCGCCATAAGCATTTGGCGTTGCAAGATCGGTCATGAGTCGTCTCCTTTGCAGGCGTTGGAACGGCCTGTGTCCTCCGTCAGGAGGAGGCCTTCGAGCGCATCCAGACGGTCTGTCCAAAAGCGCGCGTAGAAACTCAGCCACGCGTGGGCGCTGGCGAGCGGACCGGGAGCGAGGCGGCAGATATGGGCGCGGCCGCGCACTTCGCGCCGGATCAGCCCTGCATTCTCAAGCGCCTTGACGTGCTTCGAGGCGGCAGCCAGCGAGATCGCGAAAGGCGCCGCAAGCTGGCCGACGGTTCGTTCGCTCTTGGCGAGTTCGCGAAGCATGCGCCGGCGCGTGGCGTCGCCGAGCGCGTGAAAGACGGCGTCAAGTTGGGGGGCTTCTAATTCAACCATATGGTTGAATATATCGGCCGTCCCGCAAATGTCAACCAATTGGTTGAATGAGTGGTTGTCGGCGCTTTTTCAATTGCTTTGGTCGATTTTCGATGATGGCGGGCGCCGTTGCGAGGCGCGCGGCGACGAAGCGCTTCAGA
Above is a genomic segment from Methylocystis rosea containing:
- a CDS encoding DUF1214 domain-containing protein, whose product is MDLKPYANYLRAASAMIAGVGIGLFATILSLNAGYGFNSLRAGPWTAWPHIGGADIDPYARAVISRSGEAPLGRDQGLAFIARADSNGAPLSAECEYRIIDPLPAARFWTIALANPHGRLLANPTERYGYSSVDVLRKEGGAFEIDVAREARPGNWLSPGEAKDFVVMLRLYDTPLDIESTPDPNSFPKIVKLGCA
- a CDS encoding DUF1254 domain-containing protein, coding for MRLNIPDRYLDLLPWLFATLLVAGIVHIVSVLLMPTLAPNDALARLASYVKSAAPAEGLVMLPQMAPGAETLPFEDPAFAEAVCVYDLAKGPLRVKTSVDGEDFLGLSFHGVAGRIYHSMTDRSAIKGKIDIVVGDARQIDALTSADEGDAPPPQEVRLTAPAKRGFILIRSLAKRPSDQERARSRLSAISCQRFDLPQG
- a CDS encoding SRPBCC family protein; this encodes MTDLATPNAYGALTEPATLTIERLLPGPIERVWAYLTESELRRKWLAAGPMEMKVGAPFEFVWRNDELTDPPGQRPTGFGDEHRMQSRITEVDPPRKLAFAWQGSGDVSFELEPRGDHVLLTVIHRRLPDRATLLKVGAGWHMHLDILVARATGKKPAPFWEGWSQLQKEYDKRMPA
- a CDS encoding ArsR/SmtB family transcription factor, producing MVELEAPQLDAVFHALGDATRRRMLRELAKSERTVGQLAAPFAISLAAASKHVKALENAGLIRREVRGRAHICRLAPGPLASAHAWLSFYARFWTDRLDALEGLLLTEDTGRSNACKGDDS